A single region of the Carassius gibelio isolate Cgi1373 ecotype wild population from Czech Republic chromosome A14, carGib1.2-hapl.c, whole genome shotgun sequence genome encodes:
- the LOC128027607 gene encoding metal cation symporter ZIP8, producing the protein MAGIPKSFPHVFIGFLITVISGLRASSLQQVFVKDIVAVYGENGSLDISGINRLLETIVQDKLDPDIPLHAQCVSGADILVHYGLQNLSQLTEEHLVTVCPALLNQAVLPPCSTEPPLHRDTDLRVWGFGFLAVTIINLASLLGLTLIPVTKKPYFPKVLSYFIGLAVGTLFSNAALQLIPEAFGFDPKTDGYIFQSIGIFGGFYVLYVTEKILRIVLKPEHEHGHGHSHFQPSEGVQQNGVISTVDSANSDKASMTSDPPVQQHTCRWLRGRQRLANVKTVAWMISLSDALHNFIDGLAIGASFTVSILSGFSTSIAIVCEEFPHELGDFIILLNAGLSIPQAAFFNLLSAMSCYVGLVLGILLGSTFAPSVIFAFAGGMFLYISLADMLPEMNMIASEQVQSTKDDLIFFAIQNAGMLSGFAMILLITLYGGNISLG; encoded by the exons ATGGCAGGCATTCCCAAATCTTTTCCTCATGTGTTCATAGGCTTTCTAATAACTGTAATCTCAGGATTAAGAGCCAGCTCTCTGCAGCAGGTTTTCGTGAAGGATATTGTGGCTGTTTACGGAGAAAACGGTTCACTGGATATCAGTGGCATTAACAGATTATTGGAGACTATTGTGCAAGACAAGTTGGATCCAGACATTCCTCTGCATGCTCAG TGCGTGTCTGGAGCAGATATTCTGGTGCACTATGGGCTTCAGAACCTCTCTCAGCTGACAGAGGAGCATCTGGTCACTGTCTGTCCAGCTCTGCTCAACCAAGCTGTACTGCCACCCTGTTCAACTGAACCTCCGCTGCACCGTGACACTGATCTTCGTG TATGGGGATTTGGCTTCTTGGCTGTTACCATCATTAATCTGGCCTCACTGCTGGGTCTGACTCTCATTCCTGTAACTAAAAAGCCCTACTTCCCAAAAGTGCTCTCCTACTTCATAGGTCTGGCAGTAGGCACGCTCTTCTCCAATGCTGCTCTCCAACTTATACCTGAG GCCTTTGGGTTTGACCCAAAAACAGATGGTTACATTTTCCAATCTATTGGAATCTTTGGTGGATTCTATGTGCTGTACGTCACTGAAAAAATCCTGAGGATAGTCCTGAAACCAGAACATGAG CATGGCCATGGACACAGTCACTTCCAGCCCTCAGAGGGGGTCCAACAGAACGGCGTCATCAGTACGGTGGACTCTGCCAATAGCGACAAAGCCAGCATGACCTCTGACCCTCCAGTGCAGCAG CACACTTGCAGATGGCTCAGAGGGAGACAGCGGCTGGCCAATGTAAAGACGGTGGCATGGATGATTTCCCTGAGCGATGCTCTACACAACTTCATTGACGGACTGGCCATCGGCGCCTCGTTCACCGTGTCTATTCTCAGCGGCTTTAGCACTTCTATCGCTATCGTCTGTGAGGAATTCCCTCATGAGCTGG GTGACTTCATCATCCTGCTGAACGCTGGATTGAGTATTCCTCAGGCCGCCTTCTTCAACCTGCTGTCTGCTATGTCCTGCTACGTGGGTCTGGTCCTGGGCATCTTGTTGGGTAGCACTTTTGCACCCAGTGTCATCTTTGCCTTTGCTGGCGGCATGTTCCTTTACATTTCCTTGGCTGATATG cTGCCTGAAATGAACATGATTGCTAGTGAACAAGTGCAGAGCACGAAGGACGATCTCATTTTCTTTGCGATCCAGAACGCAGGAATGCTGTCAGGTTTTGCCATGATTCTTCTCATCACATTGTATGGTGGGAACATTAGCCTGGGCTGA